TACGGACACCGGCAGCTGCACCGCCGGATGGTGACAGGCCACGGCGTGCGTGGCGGCCTCGCCGCCGGCCAGCGCGGGCGTCGTGGTGCGGCAGACCTCGCTCGCCATCGGGCACCGGTCGGCGAACCGGCATCCCGCGGGGAAGTCCGCCGGGGACGGCACCACTCCGCGGATCTGCGTCATCCGCTCGGCGGCCGACTCCAGCGACAGCACGGAGCCCAGCAGGCCCCGCGTGTAGTGGTGGGCGGGGGCGGCCACCAGGGAGGCGGTCGCCGCGGTCTCCACGATCTGCCCGCCGTACATCACCACGATCCGGTCCGTCACGTCCGCGACCAGCGCGAGGTCGTGGGAGACCAGGACCAGGGCGAAGCCCAGCTCCTCGCGGAGCCGCAGCAGCAGCTCGACGATCTGCGCCTGGACCGTGACGTCGAGGGCCGTGGTGGGCTCGTCGGCGATGATCAGCTTCGGGTTGCGGGAGAGCGCCATCGCGATCAGCACCCGCTGCCGCTGACCGCCGGACAGCTCGTGCGGGTAGCTGCGCAGCGTCCGCTCGGGGTCGAGCCCCACCATCCGCAGCAGCTCCTCGGCGCTGCGCCCGCCGCCCCTGCGGATGAGCTGCTTGAGCTGTGCCCGGACGGTCATCGCGGGGTTCAGCGACGACAGCGCGTCCTGGTAGATCATCGCCATGTCGTGGCCGAGGAGCCGGCGCCGGGTGCTCATCCGCATCCCGGTGAGCTCCTTGCCGTCGAAGACGATCCGGCCGCCGATCCGGGCGCCCTTGGGGGCGAGGCCCATCACCGTCAGAGCGGTCAGCGACTTGCCGCAGCCGGACTCGCCGACCAGGCCGAGCACCTCTCCTGGGCGCACCTCGAAGCTGATGCCGTCGACGATGTCCACGCCGCGGTGCCGCTCCTCGAAGCCGATCGCGAGGCCCTCGACGCGCAGCACGGGCTCGCCCCCCGGCAGCGGCCTCGCGCGCTCCCGCAGCCGGGCCGCGGCCTCGTCGAGCGAGGGCAGCTCGGTGACCTTGCCCGTGCCGGGCCTGGCCGCCTCCAGCGCGTCCACGGCGTCCGCGGTGTCCCCTGTCCCCGTCTCGCCGGGCCGCGCGGCCAGGTCGCCGTCCGCGACGCCGCGGCGCTCGGCGGGTGCGGCCCACGCGTCCGAG
The nucleotide sequence above comes from Streptomyces sp. TS71-3. Encoded proteins:
- a CDS encoding dipeptide/oligopeptide/nickel ABC transporter permease/ATP-binding protein; translation: MTEQVTTAASPPPSPQAPRQPQLRGALRRLALRRLPVPSRIALVVIVLVVLMALLAPLIAPHDPLDQAPMVGEGGPSGGHWMGQDSLGRDILSRLMYGARWSLAIGLGATLLALVAGAVLGALAATSRKAVDETVMRVMDVIMAFPGIALAAVLITVFGGTIPILIGAIGFLFMPPIARVIRANVLDQYGEDYVVAERLIGARTPYIVIRHVAINCAAPILVYCTVKVAEAIVFEASLSFIGAGVRPPDPSWGSVISDGKNMVLTGGWWATVFPGLLMLVTVLALNVLSEGVSDAWAAPAERRGVADGDLAARPGETGTGDTADAVDALEAARPGTGKVTELPSLDEAAARLRERARPLPGGEPVLRVEGLAIGFEERHRGVDIVDGISFEVRPGEVLGLVGESGCGKSLTALTVMGLAPKGARIGGRIVFDGKELTGMRMSTRRRLLGHDMAMIYQDALSSLNPAMTVRAQLKQLIRRGGGRSAEELLRMVGLDPERTLRSYPHELSGGQRQRVLIAMALSRNPKLIIADEPTTALDVTVQAQIVELLLRLREELGFALVLVSHDLALVADVTDRIVVMYGGQIVETAATASLVAAPAHHYTRGLLGSVLSLESAAERMTQIRGVVPSPADFPAGCRFADRCPMASEVCRTTTPALAGGEAATHAVACHHPAVQLPVSVPPAGEAARTAGEARP